The Aerococcus christensenii genome segment TTTTGCCTGTTATATTTCTTGATTTTCTTGGTTTTGCCTGATTTTCAAGAAACGATTTTCTCTTTTGTTCAATTAGTTCCAGTGACGTTGAGTCGATTTATGGGGAAGGTGCTAAGCTGGATTGATAGGCACCCAGAATGGTTGATCTCGATTCAGCAAATGGATATTGATCTGGGTAGCCTTGTTCAACAAATAGTGGCTTGGGTTCAAGGAACACTGACAGACTTCATAGGAAGTATTTTTTCGATCTCTTATGGGGTTGTGACGTCTTTGTTTAACGGCTTCATCGCATTTGTCTTCGCTATTACCATGTTAGCAGGAAAGGAAACGCTTATTTTACAGGCTAAGAAATGTATTTATGCGTGGTTCAGTCTTCCTTGGGCCAATTATTTGGTGAATGTCGGGAAAGAGAGTCATCGAATTTTTACGAAGTTTGTGAGCGGGCAGGTGTTAGAAGGTGCGATTTTGGGGGGATTGGTATTTGTGGGGATGTTGATTTTTTCCTTTCCACACGCCTTAACGATCGCAGCGATTTCAGGTGCGATGGGAGTGATTCCGATTTTTGGAGCTTTCTTTGCAGCGGCTATTGGGACGCTTTTAATCGTGGTGGATAGCCCGACTCAGGCACTGTTTTTTCTTTTATTTTTGATTGTGGTACAGCAATTTGAGGGAAATGTGATCTATCCTAAAGTAGTCGGGAGTAGTGTTGGACTACCAGGAATTTGGACACTGGTTGCGGTGACAGTAGGGGGCGCTTATTTTGGATTGACAGGAATGTTATTGAGTGTGCCTGTTTTTTCTCTCGCCTATCGGTTAATTTCAGCCACTGTGAACCATCGCTTACAGGTGAAACAATTAAAGGGCGATCTTGATCAACAAAACTTGAATCTTTTTTAGAATTGCTGAGCAATGGGTCAAGAGCGATTAACTTATCTGTTTTAGCGAAGAAAACTAGGAAAAGAGTGAACGGAAAAAATGTGCTTTCACAGGTTGGATGCAAAAACGGATACGCCATTTTTCAGCTGTTGTTGAAGCTCTGGCTGAATCCCCTGCTTCTCCAACGGTTGCTTATCAAGGTTGAGATTTGATGGATAAGGATCTTCGAGGGACTCATTATTGGAGATTGGGCGTTCAAAACATTAGTATTGCAATGAGCGTAATTGAAGACTTGATGGAAAGGCATCAGGTCTTTTTTTGATAAGAGATGAAATGAGAATAAAGGGACGCTGATGGATCATTTTTACATCAGATAAAGAAGTAATCGCTAAAAAATGAAACCTAACGAAATAGAAGGGTGAAGTTGAAAAGTATTGCTTTTTTTTTTTTTTTTGATATAATGGCTGTACTCAAAAGTGATTTTTAGAAAAGAGGTTAGCTTATGCAACATGAGAAAGTTAATCGTTATAGTTTGCGTAAGTTCGGACAACATCTCGTGTCAGTTGTAGTTGCAGTGGGTGTGATTGGATTTTTGTCCTGTGGGATGGCTCTATCTCAAGCGACACTTGTTCACGCTGACACTGTGGCTAAAGATAATAAGAAACTAGAAAGTAACCATACGACAGGTCATGAAAACAAAACTAATCCTTTGACTAAAGATAATAAGTTAAAGAATGAACCAGAAAATAACCGTACGACAGGTCATGAAAACAAAACTAATCCTTTGACTAAAGATGAAGAAGGCTATTATGACCTTATGAATGAAAAAACTTTAGAAAATCTATATCCAGAAGTTTTTTCAGATGAAGAATTGCAAAAAGCTGAAAAAGAAAAAGATGATAAAGTAAAACTTTATTTCACTCCAAAAGGAAAAAACTTTAACCCAAAAGGAAAAGATACCAAACAATTAACATTAATAGGTGTGCAATATGTAGATTG includes the following:
- a CDS encoding AI-2E family transporter, which codes for MQIEKHWRHLLAVSIGLLLGWWSLTHLNLVGRSVHHAVEVVSPFLWGAGLSFILSIPVNSIETRLNQLAWFQKRRGLLRALSILLAVMGIFCLLYFLIFLVLPDFQETIFSFVQLVPVTLSRFMGKVLSWIDRHPEWLISIQQMDIDLGSLVQQIVAWVQGTLTDFIGSIFSISYGVVTSLFNGFIAFVFAITMLAGKETLILQAKKCIYAWFSLPWANYLVNVGKESHRIFTKFVSGQVLEGAILGGLVFVGMLIFSFPHALTIAAISGAMGVIPIFGAFFAAAIGTLLIVVDSPTQALFFLLFLIVVQQFEGNVIYPKVVGSSVGLPGIWTLVAVTVGGAYFGLTGMLLSVPVFSLAYRLISATVNHRLQVKQLKGDLDQQNLNLF